CAGGCGGCGGCCAAAGAACTCAAGATGAGCTACCGCGCGGTTTGGGGGCGCATCAAGGCCACCGAGGAGCGCCTGGGGGCACCCCTGCTGGTGAAAAGCATCGGCGGGGCGGCGGGCGGCGGCTCGCAGCTGACACCCCTGGCGCTTCGGCTGGTGGCCCAGTTTCGGGAGCTGCACCGCAGCGTCGCCATCGATTCGGACGGGCTTTTCGAGCGTGTCTTTGCCGCGCAGCTGCGCCAGCCCTCCCGCTGAACC
This portion of the Desulfobacteraceae bacterium genome encodes:
- a CDS encoding LysR family transcriptional regulator gives rise to the protein MTDNHKRFFIRSKVWIEDEAGKVIFGLGRLHMLEAIHRSGSIQAAAKELKMSYRAVWGRIKATEERLGAPLLVKSIGGAAGGGSQLTPLALRLVAQFRELHRSVAIDSDGLFERVFAAQLRQPSR